In the Terriglobia bacterium genome, one interval contains:
- a CDS encoding histidine triad nucleotide-binding protein: MDNCIFCKIVERQQPARIVYEDDQVFAIEDIRPQAPVHLLVIPRKHLPSLKEADSTDSPMIGRLFIVAAQLARERQLEARGYRTVINNGPWAGQTVDHLHVHLLGGRVFHWPPG, from the coding sequence ATGGACAATTGTATCTTTTGCAAAATCGTCGAACGACAGCAGCCGGCCAGGATTGTATATGAGGACGACCAGGTATTCGCCATTGAAGACATCCGCCCGCAGGCGCCAGTACATCTGTTGGTGATACCTCGAAAGCACCTGCCTTCGCTGAAGGAAGCGGACAGCACCGATAGCCCCATGATCGGACGTCTTTTCATCGTAGCTGCCCAACTGGCTCGGGAAAGGCAGCTTGAAGCGAGAGGCTACCGCACGGTCATCAACAATGGGCCGTGGGCCGGACAAACCGTTGACCATCTGCACGTGCACTTGCTGGGTGGGCGCGTGTTCCACTGGCCCCCTGGATAG
- a CDS encoding type II toxin-antitoxin system HicA family toxin → MKLRRVGVGGVNETLTIPNHRELDTGTCRAILRQVSRYVPASELAPFFYSDWE, encoded by the coding sequence ATCAAGCTGCGCCGTGTTGGGGTCGGTGGCGTAAACGAAACCCTAACCATCCCCAATCACCGCGAACTTGACACCGGAACCTGCCGGGCCATTCTTCGCCAAGTGTCGCGATATGTGCCCGCTTCGGAACTGGCCCCGTTTTTTTACAGCGATTGGGAATGA
- a CDS encoding DUF2165 domain-containing protein has product MTLRISRVLLVAAVAFYYTLIVLNNCTDYGTNHQFVHHVMLMDTTFPGNHGMWRAIQSPWMQKAFYDGIIIWEAIIMVLCWAGSARMLREFRGPIDAFHKAARAAVAGLTLGLLLWLVAFLSVGGEWFLMWQSNAWNGQEAALRMFTVTGVVLLVVIIPEGRNST; this is encoded by the coding sequence ATGACGTTGCGCATTTCCAGAGTGCTGCTCGTTGCTGCCGTTGCGTTCTATTACACATTAATCGTCCTCAACAACTGCACCGATTACGGAACCAACCATCAGTTTGTTCATCACGTGATGCTGATGGATACGACCTTCCCCGGCAATCATGGAATGTGGCGTGCGATTCAAAGCCCCTGGATGCAGAAAGCGTTCTATGATGGAATCATCATCTGGGAAGCGATCATCATGGTCCTGTGCTGGGCGGGAAGCGCGCGGATGCTACGAGAGTTTCGGGGACCTATCGACGCCTTCCACAAAGCCGCCAGGGCTGCAGTGGCGGGTCTGACGCTTGGCTTGCTGCTGTGGCTGGTTGCCTTTCTCAGCGTCGGCGGGGAATGGTTCCTGATGTGGCAATCCAACGCGTGGAACGGGCAGGAGGCAGCCCTTCGCATGTTCACGGTGACGGGCGTCGTGCTGCTGGTGGTTATCATTCCGGAGGGCAGGAATTCGACATAA
- a CDS encoding septal ring lytic transglycosylase RlpA family protein: MTKKRAKPEIVVKTLNPKIRSRTLSKFARLLFLAGLAFFWTACHHRPAVVTPPSPAPAPSPPSSGRPPSTGQKQPPAPVIQGEEGIASWYGHPFDGRSTASGEIFNMHAMTAAHRTLPFGTLVRVHDLENGDSVVVRINDRGPFVEGRIIDLSYAAAMAMHMPGTAVVRLEILNAGPDPPGGVYSVQIGAFIDRSNAERLKRRVEKKFHPVIIRKESHGSSVFNLVLVGQENTSEQAQALASELVREKFATETYVVRIN; the protein is encoded by the coding sequence TTGACAAAAAAACGGGCGAAACCAGAAATCGTGGTCAAGACGCTAAATCCCAAAATCCGCTCCAGAACGCTCAGTAAATTCGCCCGCCTTCTGTTTCTGGCGGGCCTGGCGTTTTTCTGGACCGCTTGCCATCATCGGCCGGCGGTGGTTACGCCCCCATCGCCAGCGCCCGCACCTTCTCCGCCCTCCAGCGGGCGCCCACCCTCAACGGGCCAGAAGCAACCCCCGGCCCCTGTCATTCAGGGCGAGGAAGGGATTGCTTCCTGGTACGGCCACCCCTTCGACGGTCGATCCACGGCAAGTGGAGAAATTTTTAACATGCATGCGATGACCGCCGCTCACCGCACGCTGCCTTTCGGCACCCTGGTAAGGGTACACGACCTGGAGAACGGCGACAGCGTGGTGGTGCGGATCAATGATCGCGGCCCATTTGTTGAGGGGCGTATTATCGACCTTTCCTATGCGGCTGCGATGGCCATGCACATGCCCGGAACGGCCGTTGTGAGGCTGGAGATACTGAACGCCGGGCCCGATCCTCCCGGCGGCGTTTATTCAGTCCAGATCGGCGCGTTTATCGATCGCAGCAATGCGGAACGACTGAAACGCCGCGTCGAGAAGAAATTCCATCCAGTCATCATCAGGAAGGAAAGCCACGGCAGCAGTGTTTTCAATCTGGTTCTTGTGGGGCAGGAAAACACCAGCGAGCAAGCACAAGCACTGGCCAGCGAACTGGTCCGGGAAAAATTTGCGACGGAAACCTACGTGGTAAGGATCAACTGA
- the leuC gene encoding 3-isopropylmalate dehydratase large subunit, whose protein sequence is MPSETMYEKIWNAHVVREAPGQPSLIYIDRHLVHEVTSAQAFAGLRAHGRKVRRPDLTFATMDHSVPTTDRSLPIMDQAAVAQFAALERNCKENNILLFDMQDRNQGIVHIVGPELGITNPGQTIVCGDSHTSTHGAFGALAFGIGTSEVEHVLATQCLSQFKSRPMLVRVNGRRPQGVTAKDIILAVIGKIGTAGGTGHVIEYAGEAVRELSMEGRMTVCNMSIEGGARAGMVAPDQTTFAYLEGRPYVPRGRDFQSAVDRWKSFTSDPGAAYDKVVELDAAGIAPQVTWGTNPGMVTDVTGSVPDPSSFSDSVSRQSAERALEYMALKPGTRIAEITIDRVFIGSCTNARIEDLRLAARVLDGKKIAASIKGALAVPGSRRVKAQAEAEGLDRIFRAAGFEWRDAGCSMCLAMNPDVLPSGERCASTSNRNFEGRQGKGGRTHLVSPMMAAAAAVEGHFVDIRNWGVGHVE, encoded by the coding sequence ATGCCGTCCGAGACAATGTACGAAAAGATCTGGAACGCCCACGTGGTGCGGGAAGCGCCCGGACAGCCGTCGCTGATTTATATTGACCGCCACCTGGTCCATGAAGTGACCTCAGCGCAGGCGTTTGCGGGGCTGCGGGCCCACGGACGGAAGGTCCGCCGGCCAGACCTGACCTTTGCCACCATGGACCATTCGGTTCCGACTACCGATCGCAGCCTTCCAATAATGGACCAGGCTGCCGTGGCGCAGTTTGCGGCGCTGGAGCGCAATTGCAAGGAAAACAATATCCTGCTGTTTGACATGCAAGACCGCAACCAGGGAATCGTGCACATTGTCGGCCCTGAACTTGGCATCACGAATCCTGGCCAGACGATTGTCTGCGGCGACAGCCATACGTCCACTCACGGCGCATTCGGGGCGTTGGCGTTCGGCATCGGAACCAGCGAAGTAGAACACGTGCTGGCCACCCAGTGTCTCTCGCAATTCAAGTCCCGGCCTATGCTGGTGCGTGTGAACGGCCGGCGGCCGCAAGGCGTGACGGCCAAAGACATTATCCTTGCCGTCATTGGAAAGATCGGGACCGCCGGCGGAACGGGCCACGTCATCGAGTATGCAGGCGAAGCCGTTCGGGAGCTTTCCATGGAAGGCCGGATGACCGTGTGCAATATGTCGATCGAAGGTGGGGCGCGCGCCGGCATGGTTGCACCCGACCAGACGACCTTCGCATATCTGGAAGGACGGCCTTACGTTCCGCGCGGCAGGGATTTCCAGTCCGCCGTGGATCGCTGGAAGAGCTTTACATCCGATCCCGGGGCAGCCTATGACAAAGTTGTCGAACTCGACGCGGCGGGAATCGCTCCGCAGGTGACTTGGGGAACGAACCCTGGCATGGTGACCGACGTGACGGGCAGCGTGCCGGATCCCAGTTCTTTCAGCGATTCGGTGTCTCGGCAATCCGCGGAGCGGGCGCTTGAATACATGGCGTTGAAGCCGGGGACCCGTATCGCCGAAATCACAATCGACCGTGTTTTCATCGGGTCGTGCACCAACGCGCGAATTGAAGATCTCCGCCTCGCCGCGCGAGTCCTCGACGGTAAGAAAATCGCCGCAAGCATCAAGGGAGCGCTGGCCGTGCCGGGTTCCCGCCGTGTCAAGGCGCAGGCGGAAGCCGAAGGCCTTGACAGGATTTTCCGCGCCGCGGGGTTCGAGTGGCGGGACGCCGGGTGCAGCATGTGTCTGGCGATGAACCCGGATGTTTTGCCAAGCGGCGAGCGCTGCGCCAGCACGTCCAATCGCAACTTTGAAGGCCGCCAGGGCAAGGGTGGACGCACGCACCTGGTGAGCCCGATGATGGCAGCCGCCGCGGCTGTCGAGGGCCATTTTGTGGACATCCGAAACTGGGGCGTTGGGCACGTTGAGTAG
- a CDS encoding type II toxin-antitoxin system HicB family antitoxin: protein MNLQRTIKATIRPGEESGYVAECLEIPVVTQGHTLDEVTSNLREAVELHLEGEVLSELGLAPSPTIVVTFELEAYPATA from the coding sequence ATGAATCTGCAGCGGACCATTAAAGCCACCATTCGACCTGGGGAAGAATCGGGTTATGTCGCCGAGTGTCTGGAAATTCCAGTCGTTACCCAAGGGCATACCCTCGATGAGGTAACGAGCAACCTCCGCGAAGCAGTGGAACTGCATTTGGAAGGCGAGGTCCTGTCCGAACTGGGGCTTGCCCCCTCACCCACCATCGTTGTGACCTTCGAACTGGAGGCTTATCCGGCCACGGCTTAG
- a CDS encoding helix-turn-helix domain-containing protein codes for MAELDVSKVIRRVRQKLQVSQEGLSRLLNATKGAVQHWERGRNRPDLARLMALRQLCPPSQERKDLDALIRESQAQVSPYSSIKTGLRTQGAKGKDLDELFPPQGLDVLRRENQRLQRQIAKIQSALDRKSQQVHILEELAKDLQGQIAGLQAGTPVTSTASAEQTVKPAGE; via the coding sequence ATGGCTGAGCTCGATGTATCAAAAGTAATTCGCAGAGTGCGACAGAAGCTTCAGGTAAGCCAGGAGGGATTGTCGCGCCTTCTGAACGCCACGAAGGGGGCTGTCCAGCACTGGGAACGCGGCAGGAACCGTCCGGACCTGGCGCGCCTGATGGCCTTGCGCCAGCTTTGTCCTCCTTCACAGGAGCGCAAGGACCTGGATGCTCTTATCCGGGAATCTCAAGCGCAGGTTTCCCCCTACTCTTCGATCAAAACCGGATTGCGGACGCAGGGCGCCAAGGGAAAAGACCTTGATGAATTGTTTCCGCCGCAGGGACTTGACGTCCTGCGCCGCGAAAATCAGAGGCTGCAGCGGCAGATTGCGAAGATCCAATCGGCCCTGGACCGGAAGAGCCAGCAGGTTCACATCCTTGAGGAGCTTGCCAAGGACCTTCAAGGTCAGATTGCGGGTCTGCAGGCCGGCACGCCGGTTACTTCCACGGCTTCGGCCGAGCAAACGGTCAAGCCGGCGGGCGAGTAG
- a CDS encoding rhomboid family intramembrane serine protease, whose amino-acid sequence MPTSATSMLAAAIVLMFVVEWLLTQKAGGAGQGGGLFGGIQGMAMIRLGAKYGPLIYAGEWWRLVTAMFLHAGLLHIGMNLWCLFDLGPEVEGLFGMSKYIVLYLVTGVLGYVVSLFWSPMGLSIGASGAIMGLIGILIGATFHHGRLGKEYRSMLWRWVIYIAIFGLFFPVDNAAHFGGLIAGLILGYLIPEGVPETRPVENLWNALAVISVVIIAGSFALMALQINSPLFQ is encoded by the coding sequence ATGCCCACCAGCGCCACGTCCATGCTGGCTGCAGCGATTGTACTGATGTTCGTGGTCGAATGGCTTCTCACGCAAAAGGCCGGTGGCGCAGGCCAAGGCGGAGGTTTGTTCGGAGGCATCCAGGGTATGGCAATGATCCGGCTGGGCGCCAAGTACGGGCCTTTGATTTACGCCGGCGAGTGGTGGCGGCTGGTGACTGCCATGTTCCTGCACGCGGGACTGTTACACATCGGGATGAATCTCTGGTGCCTGTTTGATCTGGGGCCGGAAGTGGAAGGGCTGTTCGGGATGTCAAAGTATATCGTGCTCTATCTCGTGACGGGGGTCCTGGGATATGTCGTCAGCCTTTTTTGGAGCCCTATGGGCCTTTCGATCGGGGCCTCGGGCGCCATCATGGGCCTGATCGGCATTCTGATCGGGGCCACATTCCACCACGGCAGGCTGGGCAAGGAGTACCGCAGTATGTTGTGGCGATGGGTGATTTACATTGCCATCTTCGGGTTGTTCTTTCCGGTGGACAACGCCGCTCACTTTGGCGGGCTCATCGCTGGCCTGATTCTCGGATATCTCATTCCCGAAGGGGTTCCGGAAACGAGACCCGTTGAAAACTTGTGGAATGCACTGGCCGTCATTTCCGTCGTCATCATTGCGGGTTCCTTCGCCCTCATGGCCCTTCAGATTAACAGCCCTCTTTTTCAATGA
- a CDS encoding NAD(P)/FAD-dependent oxidoreductase, which yields MAMDFDMVVVGGGAAGLTAAGISASLGAKTALIEQNRLGGDCTWTGCVPSKALLKTAGLANAIRTSSRYGLKASEPEFDFSTVMDKVHELQTAIYEEADAPPLYQKMGITIIEGKAQFISPRQVEVLGQGGGRRQVASRYFVIATGGRPVIPPIKGLTETPYLTSETIFTISKLPARMMIIGAGPVGIEMAQAFRRFGSEIVVLDAQDHILPRDDAELSELLREHLAGEGIRFLLRSSVERAECDGGRITVTFRKDSSRVLETVEGDALLLAAGRCPNLDELGLEAAGVQASNAGITVDRHCRTSAENIFACGDVTGLYQFTHMSEHMAKVAVTNALLHLRMSVDTVNVPWCTFTDPELAHVGASEIELKNRKQRYAIYRFPFSKIDRAVTERETTGMLKVLARRFDGRIYGASILGAHAGDMIGEFALAMRNKVSLRKMADTIHPYPTYALGNRRAADQWYVRKQSRMFVRLLKLVFRYHGQLPDTSDPNRIV from the coding sequence ATGGCGATGGATTTTGACATGGTGGTGGTTGGCGGTGGCGCCGCGGGGCTGACTGCGGCGGGGATCTCGGCCTCCCTGGGCGCGAAGACCGCCTTAATTGAACAGAACAGGCTTGGCGGTGATTGCACCTGGACCGGTTGCGTGCCGAGCAAGGCCCTGCTGAAAACAGCCGGACTCGCCAACGCCATTCGCACGTCCAGCCGTTACGGCCTGAAGGCGTCAGAACCAGAGTTTGACTTTTCGACGGTCATGGACAAAGTTCACGAACTTCAAACCGCGATCTATGAAGAGGCCGACGCTCCTCCCCTCTATCAGAAAATGGGCATCACGATTATCGAAGGAAAGGCCCAGTTCATCAGCCCGAGACAGGTTGAGGTCCTGGGACAGGGCGGCGGCAGGCGCCAGGTGGCATCCCGCTATTTCGTGATCGCCACAGGCGGACGTCCAGTCATCCCGCCCATCAAAGGGCTTACTGAGACGCCTTACCTGACCAGCGAAACGATCTTCACGATTTCAAAGCTGCCGGCAAGGATGATGATCATAGGCGCAGGCCCTGTTGGAATCGAAATGGCGCAGGCATTCCGCCGTTTCGGCAGCGAGATTGTTGTGCTGGATGCCCAGGACCACATTTTGCCTCGCGACGATGCGGAGCTTTCGGAGCTGCTGCGAGAGCACCTCGCCGGCGAGGGAATCCGTTTTCTGCTGCGAAGCTCTGTGGAGCGAGCCGAATGCGACGGCGGCAGGATCACCGTCACTTTCAGAAAGGATTCTTCACGGGTGCTGGAAACCGTGGAAGGAGACGCCCTGCTGCTGGCAGCCGGCCGCTGTCCGAATCTCGATGAGTTAGGTTTGGAAGCTGCCGGCGTCCAGGCCAGCAACGCCGGAATCACCGTGGACCGCCATTGCCGAACCTCGGCGGAAAACATTTTTGCCTGCGGCGATGTGACGGGACTTTACCAGTTCACACACATGTCGGAGCACATGGCCAAAGTGGCCGTCACCAACGCACTGCTCCACCTTCGGATGTCGGTAGACACCGTTAACGTTCCCTGGTGCACGTTCACTGACCCCGAGCTTGCGCACGTGGGCGCTTCTGAAATTGAATTGAAAAACCGCAAGCAGCGGTACGCGATTTACCGTTTTCCCTTCAGCAAAATCGACCGCGCCGTAACCGAACGCGAGACCACGGGCATGCTGAAAGTGCTGGCGCGAAGGTTTGACGGAAGGATTTACGGTGCCAGCATCCTGGGCGCCCATGCCGGCGACATGATCGGCGAATTCGCTCTGGCTATGCGGAACAAGGTATCGCTGCGCAAGATGGCCGATACCATCCACCCATACCCAACCTACGCCCTCGGGAACCGCCGCGCCGCCGACCAATGGTATGTCCGCAAGCAGTCGCGAATGTTTGTGCGCCTGCTCAAGCTGGTTTTTCGGTATCACGGGCAATTGCCGGACACCAGCGACCCCAACCGGATCGTGTAA
- the leuD gene encoding 3-isopropylmalate dehydratase small subunit — translation MTPFTRLTGIVAPLDRVNVDTDQIIPKQFLKAITREGFGRFLFNDWRYIEGEKPNPDFVLNQPRYQGASILLAGTNFGCGSSREHAPWAVLDYGFRAIIAPSYADIFYINCFKNGILPITLPTAQVDELFRRTEQNPGYQLTVDLESQTITEETPVPGGGLKLSFEVDPFRRECLLKGWDEIGLTLRFGDRIADFERANQPNATRYGSLETSGQ, via the coding sequence ATGACCCCCTTTACAAGGTTGACCGGGATTGTAGCCCCGCTTGATCGCGTGAACGTGGACACGGACCAAATTATTCCCAAGCAGTTTCTGAAGGCCATCACACGGGAAGGATTTGGGCGCTTTCTGTTCAACGACTGGCGCTACATTGAGGGCGAAAAACCAAACCCTGACTTTGTCCTGAACCAACCCCGCTACCAGGGAGCTTCCATCCTGCTGGCGGGGACCAACTTCGGCTGCGGCTCCAGCCGCGAGCATGCTCCGTGGGCCGTGCTCGATTACGGCTTTCGTGCGATCATTGCACCCAGCTATGCCGACATTTTCTACATCAACTGTTTCAAGAACGGCATCCTTCCCATTACTCTCCCGACCGCCCAGGTGGATGAACTCTTCCGGCGCACTGAGCAGAATCCGGGATACCAACTGACGGTGGATCTGGAGAGCCAGACGATCACCGAAGAGACACCTGTTCCAGGAGGCGGACTGAAACTCTCCTTTGAGGTTGACCCCTTTCGGCGTGAATGCCTGCTGAAGGGCTGGGACGAAATCGGCCTGACGCTTCGCTTTGGTGACCGGATTGCCGATTTCGAAAGGGCGAACCAGCCGAACGCCACCCGTTACGGCTCGCTCGAAACCTCCGGCCAATAA
- a CDS encoding VCBS repeat-containing protein, which translates to MPRNYSQNLFATSRQKTRPSRRMFLKATLGTGSALASFSMGRAAQTGNGRPRWLAHSVASLPSGYQVAVADVDGDGRPDILALSSEKNIVAWHQNPSWRERSVTTSTEKNISLAPLFRQGYPAEGLALASGFDLDHAEAGGDIWWASPRSTVDEEWNLTLIGRIPGLHRLHWADLNGDGRQELVAVPIVGAGSRPPDYSVPAQITWFEMPEAMLTGHAVAARQQSSQWTSYLIDDSLNIVHGVHVMDWNGDGRDEVLTASTQGVSLFESAGKGADLKWKRTLLTEGEQAERYHGASEIGVGKVYARRFLATIEPWHGDKVVVYPQGKGGFSERHVIDSSFNDGHALVCADLDGDGNDEIIAGFRGPGTSLFIYHAADESGAAWERETLDTEMAASCLAIADINGDGRPDIVAVGSSTANVKWYENLAS; encoded by the coding sequence ATGCCTCGGAATTACTCTCAGAACCTCTTTGCGACCAGCCGCCAGAAGACTCGTCCCTCGCGGCGGATGTTTCTGAAGGCTACGCTGGGGACCGGCAGCGCGCTTGCGAGTTTTTCGATGGGCAGGGCAGCACAGACCGGGAACGGCCGGCCGCGATGGCTGGCGCATTCCGTCGCAAGCCTTCCCAGCGGCTACCAGGTTGCCGTGGCGGACGTCGATGGCGATGGACGGCCCGACATCCTGGCTCTCAGTTCCGAAAAGAACATCGTCGCCTGGCACCAGAATCCGTCGTGGCGGGAGCGCTCCGTGACCACTTCCACGGAGAAGAACATCAGCCTGGCGCCGCTGTTTCGCCAGGGTTATCCCGCCGAGGGTCTGGCGCTCGCAAGCGGCTTTGACCTTGATCATGCCGAGGCGGGCGGAGACATCTGGTGGGCGAGTCCGAGATCAACGGTCGACGAGGAGTGGAATCTCACGCTGATCGGGCGGATTCCGGGGTTGCACCGCCTGCACTGGGCTGACCTTAACGGCGACGGGCGGCAGGAGTTGGTGGCGGTTCCTATCGTGGGCGCCGGATCGCGGCCGCCTGATTATTCCGTTCCGGCGCAGATCACCTGGTTCGAGATGCCGGAGGCGATGTTGACGGGTCACGCTGTGGCGGCCCGGCAGCAATCAAGCCAATGGACCTCGTATCTGATCGACGATTCGCTCAATATCGTGCACGGCGTTCACGTGATGGACTGGAACGGCGACGGCCGCGACGAAGTTCTGACGGCCAGCACTCAAGGTGTGAGCCTGTTCGAATCTGCGGGTAAAGGCGCGGACCTCAAGTGGAAGCGGACGCTGCTGACGGAAGGCGAGCAGGCTGAGCGTTACCACGGCGCCAGCGAAATCGGCGTGGGTAAAGTTTACGCGCGCCGATTCCTCGCGACCATCGAGCCTTGGCATGGAGACAAAGTAGTGGTGTACCCGCAAGGGAAGGGCGGATTTTCCGAGCGACACGTGATCGACTCGAGCTTCAACGACGGGCACGCCCTGGTTTGCGCCGATCTTGATGGCGACGGCAACGACGAAATCATTGCCGGATTTCGCGGCCCTGGAACTTCGCTCTTTATCTACCACGCCGCCGATGAAAGCGGCGCAGCATGGGAGCGGGAAACGCTCGACACAGAGATGGCTGCCTCCTGCCTGGCGATTGCAGACATCAATGGCGATGGCCGGCCGGACATCGTTGCCGTCGGCTCATCCACCGCCAACGTCAAGTGGTATGAAAACCTGGCTTCATAA
- a CDS encoding acyl-CoA dehydrogenase family protein — MFPFHGVDFMEIDTFLSDEEKLVRQTVREFADKEVVPHIEGWFREGKFPMHLAAALGEMGFLGANLSGFGCAEMSNVQYGLVMQELERADSGLRSFVSVQSALVMYPIHAFGSEEQKQRWLPALQQGEAIGCFGLTEPDFGSNPAGMRARAVKDGGDFVLNGEKTWITNGSIADVALVWARTPEGVRGFLVEKGMPGYTAKDIKGKMSLRASVTSSLSLADVRIPASSMLPAATGLKSALDCLTQARYGIGWGAVGSAMACYNEALEYAKVRRQFDDKPIARHQLVQAQIAEMITEITKAQLLALHVGRLKDLGRADFAHISMLKRNNVKIALDVARSARDILGANGVADEYPVFRHMCNLESVFTYEGTHNIHTLIIGERATGIPAYQ, encoded by the coding sequence ATGTTTCCATTTCACGGCGTTGACTTCATGGAAATCGACACATTCCTGAGCGACGAAGAAAAGCTGGTTCGCCAGACGGTGCGCGAGTTTGCCGACAAGGAAGTAGTTCCGCACATCGAAGGCTGGTTCCGCGAAGGCAAATTTCCCATGCACCTGGCAGCCGCGCTTGGCGAGATGGGCTTTCTGGGAGCTAACCTCAGCGGGTTCGGCTGCGCGGAGATGTCGAATGTGCAGTACGGACTGGTGATGCAAGAACTCGAGCGCGCCGACAGCGGGCTCCGCAGCTTTGTTTCGGTCCAAAGCGCGCTGGTGATGTATCCCATCCATGCCTTCGGTTCTGAAGAGCAGAAACAGCGATGGCTGCCGGCGTTGCAACAGGGCGAGGCTATCGGATGCTTCGGACTCACGGAGCCGGATTTTGGCTCAAACCCGGCTGGCATGCGCGCCCGCGCCGTGAAGGACGGCGGTGATTTTGTTCTCAACGGTGAGAAGACCTGGATCACCAACGGTTCGATTGCTGATGTTGCCCTGGTCTGGGCGCGGACGCCCGAAGGTGTTCGCGGCTTCCTGGTGGAAAAGGGGATGCCGGGCTATACCGCCAAAGACATTAAAGGCAAGATGTCACTGCGCGCTTCAGTGACGTCGTCACTCTCGCTCGCGGATGTTCGAATCCCTGCGTCGAGCATGCTCCCTGCCGCCACGGGCCTGAAGTCCGCGCTCGATTGCCTGACCCAGGCACGCTACGGAATCGGCTGGGGGGCGGTGGGCTCCGCCATGGCCTGCTATAACGAAGCTCTCGAATACGCCAAGGTGCGCAGGCAGTTCGATGACAAGCCTATCGCCAGGCACCAGTTGGTGCAGGCGCAGATTGCAGAGATGATCACCGAAATCACCAAAGCACAGTTGCTCGCGCTCCACGTCGGCCGATTGAAGGACCTTGGCCGCGCCGACTTCGCCCATATCTCGATGCTGAAGCGCAACAACGTCAAAATCGCACTCGACGTTGCCCGCAGCGCCCGCGACATCCTTGGCGCTAACGGCGTGGCGGACGAGTATCCCGTCTTTCGCCACATGTGCAATCTGGAATCGGTCTTCACTTACGAAGGCACCCACAACATCCACACGCTGATCATCGGCGAGCGCGCCACGGGCATCCCTGCGTATCAGTAA
- a CDS encoding aldo/keto reductase, producing MQFRKLGHSPFSLSALGLGCMGMSEFYGERNDQESIDVIHRALDLEVNFFDTADVYGKGKNEELVGKAIRDRRSQVVLATKFGNMRDPTGNFVGISGRPEYVKQACEASLGRLGTETIDLYYQHRVDTNVPIEETVGAMSRLVEAGKVRCLGLSEAAPDTIRRAHRIWPISALQTEYSLWSRDPEDELIPLCRELGITFVPYSPLGRGFLTGKFRSLGDLKPGDWRRNNPRFQGENFQRNLDLVHRIEDMAADKGCKPAQLALAWVLAQGEGMVPIPGSSRRAHLEENLAALEINLTAEELSRIDEAAPKGVTAGDRYPEGGMKVVNR from the coding sequence ATGCAATTTCGGAAGCTGGGTCATAGTCCATTTTCATTGTCAGCCCTCGGGCTGGGATGCATGGGCATGTCGGAATTCTACGGCGAGCGTAATGATCAGGAATCGATTGACGTCATCCATCGCGCTCTGGACCTCGAGGTGAATTTCTTTGATACGGCAGACGTGTACGGCAAGGGGAAGAACGAGGAGCTGGTGGGCAAGGCCATTCGCGATCGTCGCAGCCAGGTGGTGCTGGCAACCAAATTCGGCAACATGCGGGACCCGACAGGAAATTTCGTCGGAATCAGCGGACGGCCGGAATACGTGAAGCAGGCGTGCGAGGCCAGCCTGGGGCGGCTCGGGACCGAAACAATCGATCTCTATTATCAACACCGGGTCGACACCAACGTACCCATTGAAGAGACCGTGGGCGCCATGTCGCGGCTGGTGGAAGCCGGCAAAGTCCGTTGTCTTGGACTTTCAGAGGCTGCGCCTGACACGATACGCCGCGCGCATAGGATATGGCCGATCAGCGCGCTCCAAACCGAATACTCGCTGTGGAGCCGCGATCCGGAAGATGAACTCATCCCCCTGTGCCGCGAGCTGGGGATTACCTTTGTGCCCTACAGCCCGCTGGGCCGAGGCTTCCTAACCGGCAAGTTCAGGAGCCTCGGAGATCTTAAGCCGGGCGACTGGAGGCGCAACAATCCGCGATTTCAAGGAGAGAATTTCCAGCGCAATCTGGACCTGGTGCATCGGATCGAAGATATGGCGGCGGATAAAGGCTGCAAGCCTGCACAATTGGCCCTCGCATGGGTCCTGGCTCAGGGAGAAGGTATGGTTCCCATTCCCGGTAGCAGCCGTCGCGCCCACCTGGAAGAAAACCTGGCAGCCCTCGAGATCAACCTTACCGCAGAAGAACTCAGCCGGATCGATGAGGCTGCTCCCAAGGGCGTCACTGCGGGCGACCGCTACCCTGAGGGCGGAATGAAAGTTGTCAACCGCTGA